The following proteins are encoded in a genomic region of Zea mays cultivar B73 chromosome 9, Zm-B73-REFERENCE-NAM-5.0, whole genome shotgun sequence:
- the LOC100272256 gene encoding Pyruvate dehydrogenase E1 component subunit alpha-2, mitochondrial codes for MAAAILRRLVPTAASQLVAPLPLLARGVSDSADAVTVDTSVPFKSHIVDPPPREATTSARELLSFFRDMSLMRRFEIAADSLYKAKLIRGFCHLYDGQEAVAVGMEAAATRADAIITAYRDHCAYLARGGDPVAAFAELMGRRDGCSRGKGGSMHFYKRDANFFGGHGIVGAQVPLGCGIAFAQRYRKEGTVTFDLYGDGAANQGQLFEALNMAALWKLPVILVCENNHYGMGTAEWRASKSPAYYKRGDYVPGLKVDGMDVLAVKQACKFAKEHALENGPIILEMDTYRYHGHSMSDPGSTYRTRDEIAGIRQERDPIERVRKLMLVHEFATAQELKDMEKEIRKQVDAAIAKAKECPLPDPSELFTNVYVNDCGLESFGVDRKEVRTVLP; via the exons ATGGCCGCGGCCATTCTCCGCCGCCTTGTCCCCACCGCCGCCAGCCAGCTCGTGGCGCCGCTGCCGCTTCTCGCGCGTGGGGTCTCCGACTCCGCGGACGCGGTCACCGTTGACACCTCGGTGCCCTTCAAGTCCCACATCGTGGACCCGCCACCGCGCGAGGCCACCACCTCGGCGCGGGAGCTGCTGTCCTTCTTCCGCGACATGTCGCTCATGCGGCGCTTCGAGATCGCGGCGGACTCGCTCTACAAGGCCAAGCTCATCCGAGGCTTCTGCCACCTCTACGACGGCCAGGAGGCCGTCGCCGTCGGCATGGAGGCCGCAGCCACCCGCGCCGACGCCATCATCACCGCCTACCGCGACCACTGCGCGTACCTCGCGCGCGGCGGGGACCCCGTCGCCGCCTTCGCCGAGCTCATGGGCCGCCGGGACGGCTGCTCCAGGGGCAAGGGCGGGTCCATGCACTTCTACAAGCGGGACGCCAACTTCTTCGGCGGCCACGGCATCGTCGGCGCGCAGGTGCCGCTCGGGTGCGGCATCGCCTTCGCGCAGAGGTACAGGAAGGAGGGCACCGTCACGTTTGACCTCTACGGCGACGGCGCCGCCAACCAGGGACAGCTCTTCGAGGCGCTTAACATGGCCGCGCTCTGGAAGCTGCCTGTCATATTGGTCTGCGAGAACAACCACT ATGGGATGGGGACGGCAGAGTGGAGGGCCTCCAAGAGCCCGGCTTACTACAAGCGCGGGGACTATGTGCCTGGCTTAAAG GTCGATGGAATGGATGTTCTTGCTGTGAAGCAAGCTTGCAAATTTGCCAAAGAACATGCCCTTGAAAATGGGCCAATT ATCCTTGAGATGGACACCTACAGATACCACGGGCACTCAATGTCAGATCCAGGTAGCACCTACCGCACAAGGGATGAGATCGCTGGCATAAGGCAG GAGCGTGATCCAATTGAAAGGGTTAGGAAGCTCATGTTGGTCCATGAGTTCGCAACGGCCCAAGAGCTAAAG GACATGGAGAAGGAGATCAGGAAGCAAGTCGACGCTGCCATTGCTAAAGCGAAG GAGTGTCCACTGCCTGATCCATCTGAGCTCTTCACAAATGTTTATGTTAATGACTGCGGTTTGGAG TCGTTTGGTGTAGACAGGAAGGAGGTGAGGACCGTTCTTCCGTAG